One Candidatus Nealsonbacteria bacterium CG07_land_8_20_14_0_80_39_13 genomic window carries:
- a CDS encoding F420-0--gamma-glutamyl ligase translates to MFVANPGKNLIIDVDGKKYARYPVKTRLVTEEDKDYVSFVKEYVSNVLEDGDVVFVSEKIISIMQGRSHRIEKIKPTKLAMFLSKLVQKRQGGIGLGMPETMQLAIEEVGIFRILLAALLAGLTKPFGIKGVFYMVAGDQARAVDGPCEYTIPPYNKCAVRGPLNPDRVAEEIAGELKAPTAIVDINDWGANILGLSQSYKYDRQVLLKSLKDNPLGQCGESTPIGILRKAKD, encoded by the coding sequence ATGTTCGTCGCTAACCCGGGAAAAAATTTAATAATTGATGTTGACGGAAAAAAATATGCCAGATATCCTGTTAAAACTCGCCTTGTCACCGAAGAAGACAAGGATTATGTTTCGTTTGTAAAAGAATATGTAAGTAATGTTCTGGAAGATGGGGATGTTGTTTTCGTGAGCGAGAAAATTATTTCCATTATGCAGGGCAGGTCTCATCGGATAGAAAAAATAAAGCCGACAAAACTGGCTATGTTTTTAAGCAAGCTTGTTCAAAAAAGACAGGGCGGAATAGGTCTGGGTATGCCGGAAACAATGCAATTGGCCATAGAAGAAGTCGGTATTTTCAGAATTTTATTGGCCGCCTTGCTCGCCGGATTAACAAAGCCATTTGGCATTAAAGGCGTCTTTTATATGGTCGCCGGAGATCAAGCCAGAGCAGTTGACGGTCCTTGCGAGTATACTATCCCTCCTTACAACAAATGCGCCGTTAGGGGGCCGTTAAATCCCGACAGAGTGGCAGAAGAAATCGCCGGAGAGCTTAAGGCGCCGACGGCCATAGTTGATATTAATGATTGGGGGGCGAATATTCTCGGTTTGAGCCAATCTTATAAATACGACAGGCAGGTTTTGTTAAAATCTTTAAAAGATAATCCTCTCGGGCAATGCGGAGAGTCAACTCCTATCGGCATCCTCCGCAAGGCAAAAGATTAA